TATGGTGGCGCGCAAGGCCGGTCTTATAGACCGCCGCTGCCGCCAGAAAGACTGGGGCAAGATCACCAGCATCGATCTGTACGGCAAAACCATCGGCATTATCGGCCTGGGGGCCATTGGCCGCTGCGTGGTCAAACGCGCCCAGGGGTTTGGCATGAAGGTTCTCGCCCACGACGTGGTGTGGGACGATGCCTGGACCGCCAAGGAAGGCGTTGAACGCGCCGACGTTGACCGCATCTGCCGCGAGGCGGATTTCATCACCCTGCACACAGTGCTGACCGACGAAACCCGCAACCTCATCAATGCCGAACGTCTGACCTCCATGAAAAAGACCGCAGTGCTCATCAACACAGCCCGTGGCGGCCTGATTGACGAAACCGCCCTGTTGGCGGCCCTGCAGCAAGGCAACATCTATGGTGCTGGCCTTGACGTTTTTGAGCAGGAACCCCCGACCAATCCCGCATGGTATGAGCTGGACAACCTTGTGATGGGTTCGCACTGCTCGTCCTCTACCGCTGGAGCTACGGAAACCATGGGCAACATGGCCGTTGACAACCTGCTGCGCGATCTGGGCATCTAGACCACAGCTTTTGCCTACAAGGCACAGGATTGAATACCAAAGAGCCCGCGTTCTCCACGAGAGACCGCGGGCTCTTTGGTATGTTACGCACGCAAAGCACAACGTTGCAGGGGCGCTTCCATCATGCCATGCAGCAATGCCCAATTTTGTAAAAAAATTGCCAAACTTAGTATATTTCTAGCATTCGATAATTCCCAACAATTACAGTCGGAAAAGATTCTTGATTGTTCGCTTAAACAATCAATACACATCAATAACTACGCAAAAAAACAAATACTAATTAATTAGCAAATAATTAAATACAACATACAATATTGTTTACTGGCAGTTATTTTTTAGTAAATTGATCTATTATAAATACCATAATCGCCGAAAGAGCATGCAACCAGCCTGACAAAAAGCAATTTATCCGATGCTATTTTCACCAGCAACCGCCGGCACACCGTGTGGAGGTGTATATGATCAAGATCTCGACCATGCAAAAACTCTTTGGCCTGTCCTTGATTCTTTCACTCTTTACCATTGCTGTTGGCGCGTATTCAGTAACCAGTCTTGGTAAACTTTCAGACGATATCGACGTTCTTTACACGATTCATGTAAAAGGGCTTGATGCTTCTAGAGCGCTTAATATCAGTGCTCTCAGAATTCTTCGTGAAGAAAAAAACATCATAATCTCCAATGACCAGGATGAAATTCAGCGTTATATTGACATTCTTGCAGTTGAACGCAAAAAATTTGACACCATGCTGCAAGAACTGCCCATTTTCTTTCAGTCTGGCGAAGGCAAAACGCTGTGCAACAACGTAACAAAATCTGCCCAGGCCTGGCTTGCCCTGCATGAAAAAGTCGTGGTGCTTGGCAAAACTACTGATGCAGCCCTCAACGAACAGGCGCAAAAGCTCTCCACAACTGACGCGCGACAAGCCCTGGGCACATTGGCTCAGGACATACAGAAAGTGGTGGACTTCAAGCTCATGCGTGCCGACCAGCTCAACGAAAGCAGCACACGCATGTACGAAAGGTCGCGTCTGGTCACCATTCTGGGCATACTGGCCTCCGTGCTCATCGGCCTGGGGCTGGGCTTTTTGATGGCCCGCAGCATGCTGCGCCAGCTTGGTGACGAACCCGCTTCACTTTCTCAGCTGGCTCTTGCCATAGCCGGGGGAGACCTGGAAGCACGGTTTGATCCTACCCGACCAGAAGTTGGCGTGTTCGGCGCCATGAAGGGCATGGTGGCTACCCTCAAAAGCAAGATAGGCGAGGCTGAACAAAAAGGCGTTGAAGCAGAGGAAGAATCCAGAAAGGCCCAGCAGGCCACTCTTGAGGCAGAGGCCGCACGCAAGCAGGCCGAACGCGCCAAGGCCGAGGGTATGCTTCAGGCCGCCCGCCAGCTTGAAAGCGTTGTAAACATCATAAATACGGCTTCGGAGCAGCTCTCTGCCCAGATCGAGCAGTCGAGCCGTGGCGCAGACGAGCAGTCAAGCCGTGTGCGCGAAACAGCCACTGCCATGGAAGAAATGAACGCCACAGTGCTTGAGGTTTCCAAAAACGCACAGCAAGCTGCGGACGCCTCCAACCACACCAAGAAGCAGGCCGTAGACGGCGTGGCCATTGTGAATGACGCGGTCAAGGGCATTGAAACAGTGCGCACCCAGTCCATGGCCATCAAGGAAGACATGAACGCCCTGGGCAAGCAGGCCGAAGGTATTGGTCAGGTCATGAACGTTATCGCCGACATCGCCGACCAGACAAACCTGCTGGCCCTCAACGCCGCCATCGAAGCCGCCCGCGCGGGTGATGCCGGGCGAGGCTTTGCGGTGGTGGCCGACGAGGTGCGCAAACTGGCCGAAAAGACCATGTCTGCCACCCAGGAAGTGGGTCAGGCCATACGCGACATTCAGGAAGGCACACGTAAAAACATCGCCAATGTGGACAAGTCTGCGGCTTCCATCGAGAGTGCCACAAACCTTTCGGTGCGCTCTGGTGAATCGTTGCAGCAGATTCTTACCTTTGTGGAGCACGTGAACGATCAGGTGCAGTCTATCGCCACCGCCAGCGAAGAACAGTCTGCCGCCAGCGAAGAGATCAACCAGTCTGTGGAGCAGGTGGCGACCATTTCGGCTGAAACGGCACAGGCCATGGAACAGGCATCGCGTGCAGTGTCCGACCTGCTGGAACAGTCGCAGATACTGAACAAGCTGATCACCGAAATGAAGGCCCAGGGCGAAGCAGCATAAGAAGTTCATCACGCCCTGTCGCTGACAGAACTAACCCCACAAAATATCAAGTGCCGACTCTGTCGGCACTTTTTTTGTCTGCACTACCCTACAGCACAACATACATACGGATTCCATTTTCTGGCTTTTTTACCTGGGCAGCAGACTGACATTCAAATCCACCAAGGAATGAGCACGCATTTGATGGAGATCTATCCACGCTGTATGCAACGAAAGTTTTTTTCACGTACCTGTAAATATTCGTGATTATTTGTTAGATAAATTTTTAATTATAAATATGCATTGTACACTGTAGTTAATTTGTTTTAATATTTATAAACTTGAAATACAACCTAATCTGATCCAATTTTTAACCGATATATAATGAAACAAGACTGATTGAACGAACAATAAAAGTAACATTGAATTTCAATTCACACAACGCAGGTAAAAATCTACAAATATAGTCGTGCACAAAGAAACAACCTGGGGGAAACATGCGATCCATCAAACAAAAAATTGCACTGGCTGCGGGCCTTGGCCTTATTTTTACTGCTGCCGCGCTTGTTGCCTACGGGGTGTACGCCACAAGCAACACCAAAAGCTTTGTTTCCAGCCAGGTTTCGCATCTACTTGAAACGAATGCCGTTTCAGCGCTTGAATCGCTTGTTTCTGACCGGGCAACCGTGGTGGAAACCGCTCTGCAGGACAATATCGATACGGCCCGTACCACTGGCAAAATTTTTGAAGTGTTGCGCGCCAACATAGAGAGCGACCACCTGCGCGAGCTGTTCACCAAAATCCTGCGCGCCAATCTGGAAAACAACCCCACCTATCTGGGTTCGTACTCTGCCTGGGAACCCAACGCGCTTGACGGCAATGATGCCCAGTACGCCAATACGGAAGCCCACGACGCATCTGGCCGCTTTATCACTTACT
The sequence above is drawn from the Desulfovibrio sp. genome and encodes:
- a CDS encoding phosphoglycerate dehydrogenase, whose amino-acid sequence is MKILVTPRSFGKTNPELFDRLAQAGLEVIRNDTGGILSAEQMKEKLASCAGVILGVDPMDADVLAAAPNLKAIAKYGVGLDNIDLEACKQRGIAVSRTVGANSNAVADYALTLMLMVARKAGLIDRRCRQKDWGKITSIDLYGKTIGIIGLGAIGRCVVKRAQGFGMKVLAHDVVWDDAWTAKEGVERADVDRICREADFITLHTVLTDETRNLINAERLTSMKKTAVLINTARGGLIDETALLAALQQGNIYGAGLDVFEQEPPTNPAWYELDNLVMGSHCSSSTAGATETMGNMAVDNLLRDLGI
- a CDS encoding methyl-accepting chemotaxis protein, yielding MIKISTMQKLFGLSLILSLFTIAVGAYSVTSLGKLSDDIDVLYTIHVKGLDASRALNISALRILREEKNIIISNDQDEIQRYIDILAVERKKFDTMLQELPIFFQSGEGKTLCNNVTKSAQAWLALHEKVVVLGKTTDAALNEQAQKLSTTDARQALGTLAQDIQKVVDFKLMRADQLNESSTRMYERSRLVTILGILASVLIGLGLGFLMARSMLRQLGDEPASLSQLALAIAGGDLEARFDPTRPEVGVFGAMKGMVATLKSKIGEAEQKGVEAEEESRKAQQATLEAEAARKQAERAKAEGMLQAARQLESVVNIINTASEQLSAQIEQSSRGADEQSSRVRETATAMEEMNATVLEVSKNAQQAADASNHTKKQAVDGVAIVNDAVKGIETVRTQSMAIKEDMNALGKQAEGIGQVMNVIADIADQTNLLALNAAIEAARAGDAGRGFAVVADEVRKLAEKTMSATQEVGQAIRDIQEGTRKNIANVDKSAASIESATNLSVRSGESLQQILTFVEHVNDQVQSIATASEEQSAASEEINQSVEQVATISAETAQAMEQASRAVSDLLEQSQILNKLITEMKAQGEAA